Proteins found in one Streptococcus anginosus subsp. whileyi MAS624 genomic segment:
- the fmt gene encoding methionyl-tRNA formyltransferase, with translation MTNIIFMGTPDFSATVLKGLLESKQYEILAVVTQPDRAVGRKKEIRMTPVKELALDYGLPIYQPEKLSKSAELDSLMNLNADGIVTAAFGQFLPSKLLDSVNFAVNVHASLLPKYRGGAPIHYAIINGDKEAGVTIMEMVKEMDAGDMIARRAIPIEETDNVGTMFDKLALVGRDLLLESLPSYIAGDLKPVPQDKNQVTFSPNILPEEERIDWTKTNHQIFNQIRGMNPWPVAHTLLNGERFKIYEATPVEGLGQAGEILVIGKKELIVATGEGALSLQTVQPAGKSKMTIIDFLNGLGRQLSVGDFFGQ, from the coding sequence ATGACAAACATTATTTTTATGGGAACGCCAGATTTTTCTGCAACGGTGCTTAAAGGATTGCTGGAAAGCAAACAGTACGAGATTTTGGCAGTAGTTACACAGCCAGATCGCGCAGTAGGACGTAAAAAAGAAATCCGCATGACGCCTGTTAAAGAACTGGCTTTAGACTATGGCTTACCAATCTATCAGCCAGAGAAATTGTCTAAAAGTGCTGAATTAGATAGTTTGATGAATTTAAACGCTGATGGTATCGTCACAGCAGCTTTCGGTCAATTTTTACCAAGCAAATTGCTAGATTCGGTCAATTTTGCCGTCAATGTGCATGCGTCGTTGTTACCTAAATATCGTGGAGGGGCACCCATTCACTACGCCATTATCAATGGTGACAAAGAAGCTGGTGTGACCATCATGGAAATGGTCAAAGAGATGGATGCGGGTGATATGATTGCGCGTCGAGCGATTCCTATTGAGGAAACAGACAATGTTGGGACGATGTTTGACAAGCTAGCACTTGTAGGGCGTGATTTACTGCTTGAGAGCTTGCCTAGTTATATAGCTGGGGATTTAAAACCAGTTCCGCAAGACAAAAATCAAGTTACCTTTTCACCAAATATTTTACCAGAAGAGGAGAGAATTGACTGGACTAAGACAAATCACCAAATTTTTAACCAAATTCGAGGAATGAATCCTTGGCCAGTGGCACATACGCTTTTAAATGGAGAACGTTTTAAAATTTACGAAGCTACTCCAGTAGAGGGCTTAGGACAAGCTGGAGAAATCCTTGTTATCGGAAAAAAAGAATTGATTGTGGCAACTGGTGAAGGTGCACTTTCTCTTCAAACAGTACAGCCAGCTGGAAAGTCCAAAATGACTATCATTGATTTTCTGAATGGTCTGGGACGGCAATTATCAGTAGGTGATTTCTTTGGTCAATAA